A region of Geobacillus sp. 46C-IIa DNA encodes the following proteins:
- a CDS encoding ATP-binding protein, with amino-acid sequence MVNKSKVMASYVAGSVLWLAVTDALLNVLPVSRGVYVALSAAKGTVFILLSAVFLYQLLKKREQLEKAEEKEQQLLTLINSMPDFVCFKDSEGRWLRVNDFGRRLYHLEHIDYVGKTDRELGELVPFFKDAFEQCIESDREAWKSGTLTRREESFETLDGERKTFDVIKVPLFEENGMRKGLLTIGRDITQQKRTEELLLKKEKLSVLGELAAGIAHEIRNPLTSMKGFMQMMQETREVNDDHVRIMLSELGRVNQIVSELLVLAKPQSHDYRLFLLNEAISYVISLIGHEATLNDVSISVHNNAPKACVYGDQNQIIQVLLNVMKNAIEAMPDGGNLYVRVSEAEGIVRLDIADTGIGISKERLQKIGEPFFTLKEKGMGLGLTTSMKIVQEHKGTMQIESEVGKGTVVHLTFPSGFAVVDANGQQKVLS; translated from the coding sequence GTGGTAAACAAATCAAAAGTCATGGCAAGTTACGTTGCGGGCAGCGTTTTATGGCTAGCTGTCACCGACGCCCTGCTCAATGTGCTGCCGGTCAGCCGCGGCGTGTATGTTGCGCTTAGCGCCGCCAAAGGGACGGTCTTTATTTTGCTGTCGGCCGTGTTTTTATACCAGCTGCTAAAAAAGCGTGAACAGCTTGAAAAAGCGGAAGAAAAAGAACAGCAGCTGCTGACGCTCATCAACTCGATGCCCGACTTTGTTTGTTTTAAAGACAGTGAAGGGCGTTGGCTGCGCGTCAATGATTTCGGTCGGCGGCTGTACCATCTCGAGCATATTGACTATGTCGGAAAAACGGATCGCGAGCTTGGCGAGCTTGTGCCGTTTTTCAAAGACGCGTTCGAGCAGTGCATTGAATCAGATCGCGAGGCGTGGAAAAGCGGGACGTTGACGCGTCGAGAGGAGTCGTTCGAGACGTTGGATGGGGAGCGGAAGACATTTGACGTCATTAAAGTGCCGTTGTTTGAAGAAAATGGCATGAGAAAAGGATTGTTGACGATCGGCCGCGACATTACCCAGCAAAAGCGAACTGAGGAGCTGCTATTGAAAAAAGAGAAGCTGTCGGTGCTTGGGGAGCTGGCGGCCGGCATCGCTCATGAGATTCGCAATCCGCTCACATCAATGAAAGGATTTATGCAGATGATGCAAGAAACGCGCGAAGTGAATGACGACCACGTGCGCATTATGCTGAGTGAGCTTGGCCGCGTCAACCAAATCGTCAGCGAGCTCTTGGTGCTTGCCAAGCCGCAAAGCCATGATTACCGGCTGTTTTTGTTGAACGAGGCCATTTCGTATGTCATTAGCCTGATCGGTCATGAGGCGACATTAAACGACGTGTCCATTTCCGTTCATAACAACGCGCCAAAAGCTTGCGTGTACGGTGACCAAAACCAAATTATTCAAGTGCTTTTAAACGTGATGAAAAACGCCATTGAAGCGATGCCCGACGGCGGGAACTTATATGTCCGTGTTTCCGAAGCTGAAGGCATAGTCCGCTTAGACATTGCCGATACTGGCATCGGCATTTCGAAAGAGCGGTTGCAAAAAATCGGTGAACCGTTTTTCACCTTGAAGGAAAAAGGAATGGGGCTCGGGCTGACAACAAGCATGAAAATCGTTCAGGAACATAAAGGAACAATGCAGATTGAAAGTGAAGTCGGGAAGGGAACGGTTGTCCATTTGACGTTTCCGTCCGGGTTTGCGGTTGTGGATGCGAATGGCCAACAGAAGGTGCTATCATAG
- a CDS encoding YueH family protein → MKIRKTPLVDGQAPAHVYIYENRKEEYIVLAIPALEWSFSFFYEEEAEAVAQRLETSLQKRIGHERAAMLAGRLLGWAREM, encoded by the coding sequence ATGAAAATCCGCAAAACGCCGCTAGTCGACGGACAAGCTCCGGCTCATGTATATATTTACGAAAATCGAAAAGAGGAGTATATCGTTCTCGCCATTCCGGCGCTCGAGTGGTCCTTTTCATTCTTCTATGAGGAGGAAGCGGAGGCGGTGGCGCAGCGGCTCGAGACGTCGCTGCAAAAGCGGATCGGCCATGAACGCGCTGCCATGCTGGCCGGCCGATTGCTAGGATGGGCGCGGGAAATGTAG
- a CDS encoding SDR family NAD(P)-dependent oxidoreductase — translation MGMEQKTAVVTGGANGIGKAIAAMFAKQGANVVIVDVDAKNGEALVEQLRAGGRTAIFVAADVRNAGDIKRFVEETASRFGRIDYLINNAGVSRWKSPYELTVDEWDDVLATNLRSAFLASREAAKHMRRNRKGGAIVNIASTRALMSEPNSEAYAASKGGLIALTHALAVSLSVDRIRVNCISPGWIETGDYEKLREIDHRQHPAGRVGKPDDIARACLYLCNEENDFITGANFVIDGGMTRKMIYIE, via the coding sequence ATGGGCATGGAACAGAAAACGGCGGTTGTCACCGGCGGGGCGAACGGAATTGGCAAGGCGATTGCCGCGATGTTTGCCAAACAAGGGGCGAACGTTGTGATTGTGGACGTTGATGCGAAAAATGGAGAAGCGCTCGTTGAACAGCTGCGAGCAGGCGGACGAACCGCCATATTTGTGGCGGCAGATGTACGGAACGCGGGCGACATTAAGCGGTTTGTCGAGGAAACCGCCAGCCGCTTTGGACGCATTGACTATTTAATCAACAACGCCGGCGTTTCGCGCTGGAAATCGCCGTACGAGCTGACAGTGGATGAGTGGGACGATGTGCTGGCGACGAATTTGCGCAGCGCCTTTTTGGCTTCACGGGAGGCGGCGAAACATATGCGCCGCAACCGTAAAGGTGGGGCGATCGTTAACATCGCCTCGACAAGAGCGCTCATGTCCGAACCGAACTCGGAGGCGTACGCGGCGTCTAAAGGCGGTCTCATCGCTCTCACCCATGCGCTCGCTGTGTCGCTTTCCGTCGATCGCATCCGCGTCAACTGCATCAGCCCTGGCTGGATTGAAACGGGCGATTACGAAAAATTGCGGGAGATTGACCACCGACAGCACCCGGCCGGCCGCGTCGGCAAACCCGATGACATCGCCCGCGCCTGCCTTTATTTATGCAATGAGGAAAACGATTTTATTACCGGAGCAAACTTCGTCATCGACGGGGGGATGACGAGGAAAATGATTTATATTGAGTAG
- a CDS encoding cell wall hydrolase produces the protein MKQGKAWVMAILCGMFFFAGHADAATVHTVKRGDTLWKIAKQYSVPLKQLKQKNRKGDLLYPGEKLIIPNAGITAAEKDLLARLVHAEAKGEPYAGKVAVATVVLNRVDHPDFPDTIRDVIYERSGGHYAFTPVANGTINEPADREAYRAVEEALAFRGLGNGSLYFYNPKTAKSNWLRSRPVTVVIGNHVFAK, from the coding sequence ATGAAACAAGGAAAGGCATGGGTGATGGCGATATTGTGTGGAATGTTTTTCTTTGCCGGCCACGCCGATGCTGCGACGGTCCATACAGTCAAACGCGGTGATACACTTTGGAAAATCGCAAAACAATACAGTGTGCCGCTGAAACAACTGAAACAAAAAAATCGCAAAGGTGATTTGCTATATCCTGGTGAAAAACTCATCATCCCGAATGCAGGCATTACAGCGGCAGAAAAAGATTTGCTTGCCCGTCTCGTTCATGCCGAAGCGAAGGGAGAACCGTATGCCGGGAAAGTGGCTGTGGCGACGGTCGTGCTTAACCGCGTCGATCACCCTGATTTTCCAGATACCATTCGCGACGTCATTTATGAGCGCTCTGGCGGCCATTATGCCTTCACGCCGGTGGCAAATGGAACGATCAACGAACCGGCTGACCGTGAGGCATATCGCGCTGTTGAAGAAGCACTTGCTTTTCGCGGTTTAGGAAACGGCTCGCTCTATTTCTATAATCCGAAAACGGCGAAAAGCAACTGGCTGCGCTCTCGCCCGGTGACCGTTGTCATCGGCAACCATGTGTTTGCTAAGTAA
- a CDS encoding DUF2187 family protein has translation MKKAKVGDIIEFKNGLRGIVEKVNENSVIVDLTYMENYRELDLQERTVVNHKNYKIIE, from the coding sequence ATGAAAAAAGCGAAAGTCGGGGATATTATTGAATTTAAAAATGGATTGCGCGGCATCGTGGAAAAAGTAAACGAAAACTCGGTCATCGTGGATTTGACATATATGGAAAATTACCGTGAACTTGATTTGCAAGAACGAACGGTCGTCAATCATAAAAACTATAAAATCATCGAATAG
- a CDS encoding NAD(P)H-binding protein — MNDECFALEVLVLERRTALLLGASGLVGGELLKLLLQSDLYRQVTIFVRTPLPLEHEKLQQVVADFARLESYERYFSVDDVFCCLGTTRKKAKTKQQFIQVDYEYTLRAAALAEKCRAKSFLTISSIGANPCSPFFYQRVKGETEEALQRLSIPSLHIFRPSLLVGKRREFRLGEALAGWLLCRLPFLFVGKWKKYKPVDASQLALAMFYRAASAADGIHIYECDELARIS; from the coding sequence ATGAACGATGAATGTTTTGCCTTGGAGGTTTTGGTGTTGGAGCGAAGAACAGCGCTTTTGCTTGGAGCGAGCGGTTTGGTCGGTGGAGAGTTGCTGAAGCTGTTGTTGCAGTCGGATTTATACCGGCAAGTGACTATTTTCGTCCGCACCCCGCTTCCGTTGGAACATGAAAAGTTGCAGCAAGTCGTCGCCGATTTTGCCCGGCTTGAGTCGTACGAACGGTATTTTTCCGTTGACGACGTCTTTTGCTGTCTTGGTACGACGCGGAAAAAGGCGAAAACAAAGCAGCAGTTCATTCAGGTCGACTATGAATATACGCTGCGCGCCGCGGCGTTGGCGGAAAAGTGCCGGGCGAAAAGCTTTCTGACCATCTCCTCGATTGGCGCCAACCCGTGTTCGCCGTTTTTTTACCAGCGCGTCAAAGGGGAAACGGAAGAAGCATTGCAGCGGCTTTCCATTCCATCGCTCCATATTTTTCGCCCGTCGCTGCTTGTCGGCAAGCGCCGGGAGTTCCGCCTCGGCGAGGCGCTCGCCGGATGGCTGTTATGCCGGCTGCCGTTTTTGTTTGTCGGCAAGTGGAAAAAATATAAGCCGGTCGACGCCAGCCAGCTGGCCTTGGCCATGTTTTACCGGGCGGCATCGGCGGCCGACGGCATCCATATATATGAATGCGATGAGTTAGCCCGCATTTCATAG
- the queF gene encoding preQ(1) synthase, with translation MTGRKEEELRDLTLLGNQGTTYSFTYNPNLLEVFDNKHPDRDYFVKFNCPEFTTLCPKTGQPDFATIYISYIPDKKCVESKSLKLYLFSFRNHGDFHEDCVNIIMNDLINVMEPRYIEVWGKFTPRGGISIDPYCNWGRPGTKYEQMAEYRLLNHDLYPEKIDNR, from the coding sequence GTGACTGGAAGAAAAGAGGAAGAATTGCGGGATTTGACACTGCTTGGCAATCAAGGGACAACGTATTCGTTCACGTACAATCCGAATCTTCTTGAAGTATTTGACAACAAACATCCTGACCGGGATTATTTCGTGAAGTTCAATTGTCCAGAGTTTACGACGTTGTGTCCCAAAACCGGACAACCGGACTTCGCGACGATTTACATCAGCTACATCCCGGACAAAAAATGCGTCGAAAGCAAGTCGCTCAAGCTGTATTTGTTCAGCTTCCGCAACCATGGCGACTTTCACGAAGACTGCGTCAACATCATTATGAACGACTTAATCAACGTGATGGAGCCGCGCTACATCGAAGTATGGGGCAAATTCACCCCGCGCGGCGGCATTTCCATCGACCCGTATTGCAACTGGGGACGCCCCGGGACAAAATATGAACAAATGGCTGAATATCGGCTGCTCAACCATGACCTATACCCAGAAAAAATCGACAACCGCTAG
- the queE gene encoding 7-carboxy-7-deazaguanine synthase QueE yields MVRTIPVLEIFGPTIQGEGMVIGQKTMFVRTAGCDYRCRWCDSAFTWDGSAKEQIEQLTAEDIWQRLETIGGRRFRHVTISGGNPLLIAALDELIALLHEKEVRVAVETQGSRWQDWLLDVDDVTISPKPPSSGMDTDWATLDAIIGRLLGDRSRARRVSLKVVVFDEADLTYAKEAHRRYPGVPFYLQTGNADVGDLDVEALRAKLLGRLEWLVEQIAQSEELANVSVLPQLHTLLWGNKRGV; encoded by the coding sequence ATGGTGCGCACGATCCCGGTGTTGGAAATTTTCGGTCCGACCATTCAAGGAGAAGGAATGGTGATCGGCCAAAAGACGATGTTCGTCCGCACCGCCGGCTGCGACTACCGCTGCCGCTGGTGCGATTCAGCATTCACATGGGACGGGTCAGCGAAAGAGCAGATCGAACAGCTGACGGCCGAAGACATTTGGCAGCGACTTGAAACCATTGGCGGGCGCCGCTTCCGCCATGTGACGATTTCAGGCGGCAACCCGCTTCTGATCGCCGCCCTTGACGAGCTCATCGCGCTCCTTCATGAAAAAGAGGTGCGAGTGGCGGTCGAAACGCAAGGAAGCCGCTGGCAAGACTGGCTGCTGGACGTTGATGATGTCACTATTTCCCCGAAACCGCCAAGTTCAGGGATGGACACCGACTGGGCGACGCTCGACGCCATCATCGGGCGGCTGCTGGGTGATCGAAGCCGGGCGCGGCGCGTCAGCCTGAAAGTGGTCGTCTTTGATGAGGCTGATTTGACGTACGCGAAAGAAGCGCATCGGCGTTACCCGGGCGTTCCGTTTTATTTGCAGACGGGCAACGCCGATGTAGGGGATTTGGATGTAGAGGCGCTTCGCGCGAAGCTTCTCGGCCGGTTGGAGTGGCTCGTGGAGCAAATCGCTCAGTCAGAGGAGCTGGCCAATGTCTCTGTCCTGCCGCAGCTGCATACGCTGCTTTGGGGAAACAAGCGCGGCGTGTAA
- the queD gene encoding 6-carboxytetrahydropterin synthase QueD, with protein sequence MIYQLYPQVDHPYRYELNKDMHIAAAHFIPHEAAGSCANVHGHTYIVNVTVAGDELDESGFLVNFQMLKKLVHGKLDHTLLNDHTDWFDRRDPKRFPTTEVVARTIYETIQRYLDMLPHKPKCLQVFVRETPTSYVVYRPKAGER encoded by the coding sequence ATGATCTATCAATTGTACCCGCAGGTGGATCATCCTTACCGCTATGAGCTGAACAAAGATATGCACATCGCTGCTGCTCATTTTATTCCGCATGAAGCGGCTGGGAGCTGCGCCAACGTGCACGGGCATACGTACATCGTCAATGTGACGGTTGCCGGCGACGAGCTGGATGAGAGCGGCTTTTTAGTCAATTTCCAAATGTTAAAGAAGCTTGTTCACGGAAAATTGGATCACACACTGCTCAATGATCACACCGATTGGTTTGACCGCCGCGATCCGAAACGGTTTCCAACGACAGAAGTGGTGGCGCGCACGATTTATGAGACGATTCAGCGCTATTTGGATATGCTGCCGCATAAACCGAAATGTTTGCAAGTATTTGTTCGCGAAACGCCGACGAGCTACGTCGTCTACCGGCCGAAAGCGGGGGAGCGGTGA
- the queC gene encoding 7-cyano-7-deazaguanine synthase QueC — protein MNMNEEKAVVVFSGGQDSTTCLFWAKKQFAEVEAVTFDYGQRHRREIDVAASIADELGVRHTVLDMSLLGQLAPNALTRGEIAIEQKEGELPTTFVDGRNLLFLSFAAVLAKQRGARHLVTGVCETDFSGYPDCRDIFIKSLNVTLNLAMDYPFVIHTPLMWLTKAETWKLADGLGALEFVRTKTLTCYNGVIADGCGECPACVLRKRGLEEYLREKAGVKS, from the coding sequence ATGAACATGAACGAAGAAAAGGCCGTTGTCGTCTTTAGCGGCGGCCAAGACAGCACAACGTGTTTATTTTGGGCAAAAAAGCAGTTTGCGGAAGTGGAGGCGGTGACGTTTGATTATGGCCAGCGCCATCGGCGGGAAATCGACGTCGCCGCATCGATCGCCGATGAGCTCGGTGTCCGCCATACGGTGCTTGATATGTCGCTTCTTGGGCAATTGGCGCCGAACGCCTTAACGCGCGGCGAGATCGCGATTGAACAAAAGGAAGGCGAGTTGCCGACAACGTTTGTCGACGGGCGCAATTTATTGTTTTTATCGTTCGCTGCGGTGCTTGCCAAACAGCGGGGGGCGCGCCATCTTGTCACCGGAGTGTGTGAAACGGATTTTAGCGGCTACCCGGATTGCCGCGACATCTTTATCAAATCACTGAATGTGACGCTGAATTTGGCGATGGATTATCCGTTTGTCATTCATACGCCGCTCATGTGGCTGACAAAAGCGGAAACGTGGAAGCTGGCTGATGGGCTTGGGGCGCTTGAATTCGTCCGCACGAAGACGCTGACGTGCTATAACGGCGTGATCGCTGACGGGTGCGGCGAGTGCCCGGCGTGCGTGCTGCGCAAGCGCGGGTTGGAGGAATATTTGCGGGAAAAAGCGGGGGTGAAGTCGTAA
- a CDS encoding GerAB/ArcD/ProY family transporter has translation MKQAVDARFLISPFLVFFIVHATQVGVGMLGFQRPLMKEAGQDAWMAVLLAGLAAHALIWLMYRLLAYSPSGGDIVSLHEHYFGRWFGGVLSTGLLFYYALAAFTVLQSYIEIIKVWVFPLMGAWQFSLIFLVLTYYVVSGGFRVVAGLCFWGVVIPLVTIFPMVFFPLEYAQYRNLLPVFDHSPAQLIKAASDMALQYLGFEMLLMYYPFLKNAPSSQKWAHAANALTMFIYLIVMFISIIFYNKEQIEHVTWPTLTFAKIPEVPFIERMEYIVISIYVLVVFPIIAVSVWAATRIAKQLFSVRQRRSLPVLLACLFIGTLFFEEKTAIERLMQWTAKVGFSVIAVYVPLLYVYVWAAEKVKKSLQQKR, from the coding sequence ATGAAGCAAGCGGTCGATGCACGATTTCTCATCTCCCCGTTTCTCGTTTTTTTTATCGTTCATGCAACCCAAGTCGGCGTCGGGATGCTGGGCTTTCAGCGGCCGCTGATGAAAGAGGCGGGGCAGGATGCCTGGATGGCTGTATTGCTGGCCGGATTGGCCGCGCACGCGCTCATTTGGCTGATGTATCGTCTCCTTGCCTATTCCCCGTCCGGCGGCGATATTGTGTCGCTTCACGAGCATTATTTCGGGCGCTGGTTCGGCGGGGTATTAAGCACCGGGTTGCTTTTTTATTATGCCTTGGCGGCGTTTACGGTGCTTCAATCATACATTGAAATCATTAAAGTATGGGTGTTCCCGCTCATGGGAGCGTGGCAGTTCAGTCTCATTTTTTTGGTGCTGACGTACTACGTCGTTTCCGGCGGATTTCGTGTCGTCGCCGGCCTATGTTTTTGGGGGGTTGTCATCCCGCTCGTGACGATTTTTCCGATGGTGTTTTTTCCGCTCGAATATGCACAATACCGGAACTTATTGCCGGTGTTCGACCATTCGCCTGCACAGCTCATCAAAGCAGCAAGCGATATGGCGCTTCAATATTTAGGGTTTGAAATGCTGCTTATGTATTACCCGTTTTTAAAAAATGCCCCGTCATCGCAAAAGTGGGCGCATGCGGCCAACGCGTTGACGATGTTCATTTATTTGATCGTCATGTTTATCTCCATCATTTTTTACAACAAAGAGCAGATCGAGCATGTTACATGGCCGACGTTGACGTTCGCGAAAATTCCGGAAGTGCCGTTTATTGAACGGATGGAATATATTGTCATTTCGATTTATGTGCTTGTCGTGTTTCCAATCATTGCCGTCTCCGTTTGGGCAGCGACGCGCATCGCCAAACAGCTGTTTTCCGTCAGACAGCGCCGATCGCTGCCGGTACTGCTCGCCTGCCTGTTTATCGGGACGTTGTTTTTTGAAGAGAAAACCGCCATCGAACGGTTGATGCAATGGACGGCCAAGGTCGGGTTTTCCGTCATCGCCGTCTATGTTCCGCTCTTGTACGTGTACGTATGGGCGGCGGAAAAAGTGAAAAAGTCACTACAACAAAAGCGGTAG
- a CDS encoding Ger(x)C family spore germination protein, whose product MKRWLACLGGLLLLGGCASSRPIDEIQIIQQMGYDFEDDHYVGTAVYPTFKQGPMTKPNMLTTSSPTVYDLIPRLSSKSALPIEEGQLRLILFGKQFAERGIEQITHSLARNNKVGSHLFLGVAEGSAKELLKITAKTTLSDTLYLPNLVEQNERSMNLPKTNLHLFLYRYFSPGSDPFLPYFEKKGEFVKLEGVALFRDGRYVGHVSLRDSFLMKILLGETKNGVYQLKVGERGKQGEDRVMLQNLWAKPTYRWKRDGNRHVLDVSVHIHASVKDYPSWLDEPGANLFDDVKTKMEKELEQNMRRLFRYFQEKRIDPLGIGEFVRSVTRQWDRESFYREYPDLDIRPRVTVDIIHTGIGE is encoded by the coding sequence ATGAAGCGTTGGCTCGCATGTTTGGGAGGATTGCTGCTGCTTGGCGGCTGCGCGAGTTCGCGGCCGATCGATGAAATTCAAATTATTCAACAGATGGGCTATGACTTTGAGGATGACCACTATGTCGGCACCGCCGTCTATCCGACGTTCAAACAAGGGCCGATGACAAAGCCGAATATGTTGACGACTTCATCGCCCACCGTCTACGATTTAATCCCGCGCTTGTCGTCGAAATCGGCGCTGCCGATCGAGGAAGGACAGCTGCGGCTCATTTTATTCGGAAAGCAGTTTGCCGAACGGGGGATCGAACAAATTACGCACAGCCTTGCGCGCAATAACAAAGTCGGCAGCCATTTGTTCCTCGGCGTGGCGGAAGGAAGCGCGAAGGAGTTGCTGAAAATCACGGCAAAAACGACGTTAAGCGATACATTGTATTTGCCGAATCTTGTGGAACAAAACGAGCGGTCGATGAACTTGCCGAAAACGAATTTGCACTTGTTTTTATACCGCTATTTTTCCCCGGGGAGCGATCCGTTTTTGCCGTATTTTGAAAAAAAGGGGGAGTTTGTCAAGTTAGAAGGGGTGGCGTTGTTTCGCGACGGCCGATACGTCGGGCATGTGAGTTTGCGCGATTCTTTTTTGATGAAAATTTTGTTGGGGGAAACGAAAAACGGCGTCTATCAGTTAAAAGTTGGGGAGCGCGGCAAACAAGGCGAAGACCGGGTGATGCTGCAAAATTTATGGGCGAAGCCGACTTATCGATGGAAACGGGATGGAAATCGTCATGTGCTGGATGTATCTGTTCATATTCATGCTTCGGTGAAAGACTATCCGTCATGGCTTGATGAGCCGGGGGCCAATTTGTTTGATGATGTAAAAACGAAAATGGAAAAGGAATTGGAACAGAATATGCGCCGGTTGTTTCGCTATTTTCAGGAAAAACGCATTGATCCGCTTGGAATTGGCGAATTTGTCCGCAGTGTCACGAGACAGTGGGACCGCGAATCATTTTATCGCGAATATCCCGATTTAGACATTCGCCCGCGCGTGACGGTGGACATTATTCATACGGGAATTGGTGAATAA
- a CDS encoding spore germination protein, translating into MGFLSFFKKKKRSPQPTMPQLWEKLRRSSDFVEVSFAVGDKELSIYYFDSLVDPKVLQEHILCHLQKDLSRHPNVQLEDLQQIVPIQRIEVSEDAALIEEKVLKGFVAVSFREQPGKAALISAANENLGLRENNDSENEFSVVGPKVGFVENVGTNLHLIRRQIATPNLVFREMMIGSMSKTKVVIAYIDGVANPETIQTVTQRIEAIHFDVVFDNAIIDQLIADNSRTPFPLFVSTERIDRAVYALVSGQVAVFCDGSPYAVIGPSTFFDFFTSPEDYYLPWVLGSFFRLIRFFGVMFSVLASPVYVAVLTYHYEMIPEDLLGPIIYSRSNVPFPPVLEVLFLEITIELLREAGARLPTKVAQTLGIVGGIVIGQATVDAGLTSTILLIVVALAALASFTTPIFKMSNTIRFIRFPFILFAACWGGIGIAFAVCGLFIHLGRLQSFGYPYLVPFYPLRVRNFRDTFVRSPYSATAERPTFLRPQSRFRYDPEDAKQKRDIDE; encoded by the coding sequence GTGGGCTTTTTATCATTTTTTAAAAAGAAAAAGCGTTCTCCGCAGCCAACGATGCCGCAATTATGGGAAAAGCTCCGGCGGTCCAGCGATTTTGTCGAAGTGTCGTTTGCGGTTGGGGACAAGGAGCTGTCGATTTACTATTTTGATTCGCTCGTCGACCCGAAAGTGCTGCAGGAACATATCCTTTGTCATCTGCAAAAGGATCTTTCCCGCCATCCGAATGTGCAGTTGGAAGATTTGCAGCAAATCGTGCCGATTCAGCGCATCGAAGTGAGCGAGGACGCGGCATTGATCGAAGAAAAAGTACTGAAAGGATTTGTTGCTGTCAGCTTTCGGGAACAGCCGGGCAAGGCGGCGCTCATCAGCGCGGCGAACGAAAACCTAGGGCTGCGGGAAAACAACGATTCAGAAAACGAATTTAGCGTCGTCGGACCGAAAGTCGGGTTTGTCGAAAACGTCGGCACGAACTTGCATCTCATCCGCCGGCAAATCGCAACGCCGAATCTTGTGTTTCGTGAAATGATGATCGGCTCGATGTCGAAAACGAAAGTCGTGATCGCATATATTGACGGCGTAGCGAATCCGGAAACGATCCAAACGGTGACGCAGCGGATTGAAGCCATTCATTTTGACGTTGTGTTTGATAATGCGATCATCGACCAGCTGATCGCTGACAATTCACGAACGCCGTTTCCGCTCTTTGTCTCGACCGAGCGGATCGACCGCGCTGTTTATGCGCTCGTATCGGGGCAAGTCGCTGTGTTTTGCGACGGTTCACCGTATGCGGTCATCGGCCCGTCTACGTTTTTTGATTTTTTTACTTCACCGGAAGACTATTATTTGCCGTGGGTGCTCGGCTCGTTTTTCCGGCTCATCCGCTTTTTTGGCGTTATGTTTTCCGTCTTGGCGTCGCCGGTTTATGTCGCGGTGTTGACGTATCATTATGAAATGATCCCGGAAGACTTGCTTGGCCCGATCATTTATTCGCGTTCGAACGTCCCGTTTCCGCCGGTGCTCGAAGTGTTGTTTTTAGAGATCACGATTGAACTGTTGCGCGAAGCCGGGGCGCGGCTGCCGACGAAAGTCGCGCAGACGCTCGGGATCGTCGGCGGGATTGTGATCGGGCAGGCGACCGTAGATGCCGGGCTGACAAGCACGATTTTGCTTATCGTCGTCGCTTTGGCGGCGCTCGCCTCGTTTACGACGCCGATTTTTAAAATGTCAAACACGATTCGGTTTATCCGGTTCCCATTTATTTTGTTTGCCGCATGTTGGGGCGGGATTGGCATCGCCTTCGCGGTCTGCGGATTGTTCATTCATTTAGGGCGGCTGCAGTCGTTTGGCTATCCGTATTTAGTGCCGTTTTATCCGTTGCGCGTGCGCAACTTCCGCGATACGTTCGTCCGCTCGCCGTACAGTGCAACAGCGGAGCGGCCGACGTTTCTCCGCCCGCAGTCGCGGTTTCGTTATGACCCGGAGGATGCGAAGCAAAAACGCGATATTGATGAGTAA